The following proteins are co-located in the Thermoplasmata archaeon genome:
- a CDS encoding ROK family protein translates to MLGIDLGATKVISGLVDESGRILHHSGRHVHANDGPGGVIRTVARAARASLGDGAALPSRVGIAVAAQVDPRTGTVVHAPNLGWRDVPLARRLSEELGASVTVINDARAAALAEWKHGAGIGVHDLFCLSLGTGVGGAAIVGGRLLEGGSHALGEVGHMTIVVGGRRCHCPNWGCLEAYVGGWAIAERARETVRAEPSAGAGLVARAGSADAITAQTVFQSYRAGDALAGRIVRETERFLADGVVGLVNAFNPSLLILQGGLVAGMPEFVPVVESAIRARCQPPAAGARVVTAQLGEDAAVVGAACVARDPRSLG, encoded by the coding sequence GTGCTCGGTATCGACCTCGGGGCGACCAAGGTCATCAGCGGCCTCGTCGACGAGTCCGGCCGGATCCTCCACCACAGCGGGCGCCACGTCCACGCGAACGACGGACCCGGGGGCGTCATCCGGACGGTCGCCCGCGCGGCGCGGGCCAGCCTCGGCGACGGGGCCGCCCTCCCGAGCCGCGTGGGAATCGCGGTCGCCGCCCAGGTCGACCCTCGCACCGGGACGGTCGTCCACGCGCCGAACCTCGGATGGCGCGATGTGCCGCTCGCCCGACGCCTCTCCGAGGAGCTGGGGGCCTCGGTGACCGTCATCAACGACGCCCGCGCGGCGGCGCTCGCCGAGTGGAAGCACGGCGCGGGGATCGGGGTCCACGACCTGTTCTGCCTCAGCCTCGGTACGGGTGTCGGAGGGGCGGCCATCGTCGGCGGCCGGCTGCTCGAGGGCGGCAGCCACGCCCTCGGCGAGGTCGGCCACATGACGATCGTCGTCGGGGGCCGGCGCTGCCACTGTCCGAACTGGGGCTGCCTCGAGGCGTACGTCGGGGGTTGGGCGATCGCCGAGCGCGCTCGCGAGACCGTCCGGGCGGAGCCGTCCGCCGGTGCCGGTCTGGTGGCCCGCGCCGGCAGCGCCGACGCGATCACCGCGCAGACCGTCTTCCAGTCGTACCGGGCCGGCGACGCGCTCGCGGGACGGATCGTCCGCGAGACCGAGCGGTTCCTCGCGGACGGCGTCGTGGGGCTCGTGAACGCCTTCAATCCATCGCTCCTGATCCTGCAGGGCGGCCTCGTCGCCGGCATGCCCGAGTTCGTTCCCGTCGTCGAGTCGGCGATCCGCGCCCGGTGCCAGCCGCCGGCCGCCGGCGCGCGGGTCGTCACCGCCCAGCTCGGGGAGGACGCGGCCGTCGTCGGGGCCGCGTGCGTCGCCCGCGACCCGCGCTCGCTCGGTTGA
- a CDS encoding PKD domain-containing protein, producing MAPLGARRSPARTLLIALAVGMFLAAGLAAAVADPGVPAGFSARITSVGSIGSENLASAQASILHGTAPIAAPAHDAVSSPSTPYRWTNASYLFPVSGIPSARLLPLMTWDASDGYVLLFGGVSSGYETDTWTYLNGTWTNITSSVGTHPPSLIAGTMAFDPSTNSVVLFSGANPSVGIVNYTWTYHDKVWTNITSSAGAAPPADEFASLATDTAADELVLVETTVSGLQTWTFKDGTWTNVTAASAQPGYAYYPLVADDPADSGVLLTGVASNSPTITAPFYPATWLYKSGVWENLSAANAGVVILYSQLTPVLQYLPAAGAVVAFQSYWVTTAGEITEFPTSWLFANGVWTNITAAVGIGPGLDFYSGATALPDDSAVMLFSGETTAGLVNQTWFFSAPPVVSARAAPATVDAGGSVTLSASVSYGLSPDSVSWSYGDGGTGTGPSGSHTYAAAGIYAATASATDFVGQAGQGTAPVLVNAAPSAAITVAPSSPSAGSAVGLVATVTGGTAPFTYAWTLGDGSTAATASVTHTYGSSGTYSVGLTVTDAAGVSAKATATVTVSAASSSVDLTSGTGLYLLIGIIALAVVAVILGVMLARKGRGSHPPPPMAYSPPPAPGGGPPPGAT from the coding sequence ATGGCCCCCCTTGGAGCCCGCCGTTCGCCGGCCCGCACACTGCTGATCGCGCTCGCCGTAGGGATGTTCCTCGCCGCCGGCCTCGCCGCCGCGGTCGCGGATCCCGGTGTTCCCGCCGGATTCTCCGCGCGGATCACGTCGGTCGGCTCGATCGGGAGCGAGAACCTCGCCTCCGCCCAGGCGTCGATACTGCACGGGACCGCCCCCATCGCGGCCCCGGCGCACGACGCCGTTTCCTCGCCCTCGACCCCCTACCGTTGGACCAACGCCTCTTACCTGTTCCCGGTCTCGGGAATCCCCTCCGCACGCCTGCTGCCGCTGATGACCTGGGACGCCTCGGACGGCTACGTGCTCCTCTTCGGCGGCGTCAGCTCTGGCTACGAGACGGACACGTGGACGTACCTCAACGGGACGTGGACGAACATCACGAGCTCGGTCGGTACGCACCCCCCGAGCTTGATCGCCGGAACGATGGCCTTCGACCCGTCCACGAACTCGGTCGTCCTGTTCTCGGGCGCGAACCCGAGCGTCGGCATCGTGAACTACACGTGGACCTACCACGACAAGGTCTGGACGAACATCACGTCGAGCGCGGGCGCTGCCCCGCCGGCCGACGAGTTCGCTTCGCTGGCGACCGACACGGCGGCCGATGAGCTCGTGCTCGTCGAGACGACCGTGAGCGGCCTGCAGACCTGGACGTTCAAGGACGGCACCTGGACCAACGTGACCGCCGCCTCGGCCCAGCCCGGCTACGCCTACTACCCGCTGGTCGCGGACGACCCGGCCGACTCGGGCGTGCTGCTCACGGGAGTGGCGTCCAACAGCCCCACCATCACTGCGCCGTTCTACCCCGCGACCTGGCTCTACAAGTCCGGGGTCTGGGAGAACCTGTCGGCCGCGAACGCCGGCGTGGTCATCCTGTACAGCCAGCTGACGCCGGTGCTGCAGTACCTGCCGGCGGCCGGCGCGGTCGTCGCCTTCCAGTCGTACTGGGTCACGACGGCCGGCGAGATCACCGAGTTCCCGACGAGCTGGCTGTTCGCGAACGGGGTCTGGACGAACATCACGGCCGCGGTCGGGATCGGCCCCGGCCTGGACTTCTACTCCGGCGCTACCGCCCTTCCCGACGACAGCGCCGTGATGCTGTTCTCGGGCGAGACGACCGCCGGCCTCGTCAACCAGACCTGGTTCTTCTCCGCCCCGCCGGTGGTCAGCGCCCGCGCGGCGCCGGCCACGGTCGACGCGGGCGGCTCGGTGACCCTCAGCGCGAGCGTGAGCTACGGGCTCAGCCCGGACTCGGTCTCGTGGTCGTACGGCGACGGCGGTACCGGCACGGGCCCCTCGGGCTCGCACACCTACGCGGCGGCGGGCATCTATGCCGCCACCGCCTCGGCCACCGACTTCGTCGGGCAGGCCGGTCAGGGAACCGCGCCGGTGCTGGTGAACGCCGCCCCGTCGGCCGCGATCACCGTCGCGCCGTCGTCCCCCTCGGCGGGTAGCGCCGTGGGCCTCGTTGCGACGGTCACCGGCGGCACCGCGCCGTTCACCTACGCCTGGACGCTCGGGGACGGCAGCACGGCGGCGACCGCCTCCGTCACGCACACCTACGGCAGCAGCGGGACCTACTCGGTGGGACTCACCGTGACCGACGCGGCCGGCGTGAGCGCGAAGGCGACCGCGACGGTCACCGTCTCGGCCGCGAGCTCGTCGGTCGACCTGACGAGCGGCACCGGCCTGTACCTGCTGATCGGCATCATCGCGCTCGCCGTCGTGGCCGTGATCCTGGGCGTGATGCTGGCGCGCAAGGGACGAGGATCCCACCCGCCGCCCCCGATGGCCTACTCGCCGCCGCCCGCGCCCGGTGGTGGGCCTCCGCCCGGCGCGACCTAG
- a CDS encoding glycoside hydrolase family 15 protein, whose amino-acid sequence MITQVTGNGRILLTVNQNGEWNELFYPFPGQFQHLREMRVGLFDVPASRFAWLRQGNGYEIRQTPYGGGHLPNVIWTGHGLQLSVRDHVHPNHDLIARVFRVRAEPARPVRLFAYHAFQIAESMYQDTAFVDPTTATLVHYKRGYFFEFFSDPPYSRAVCGEHTLKGLKGTYVDAEDGRLEGRAVAHGAADSVMEWDLEPGPDRDVEVRLFLAAGRGLPAVHQVRDYVRAGGSARFVRESERFWDTWVQRRLPRAPRQLSDHARQVYRASVLMMRHATGANGAVIASPDTSSLVRAGDTYNFCWWRDGGYVSKAMDEAGLYENASRFLEFARTCQEPDGSFFHRHFPDGAIGSTWHPPPFLQIDQTATVIAAVWHHFKRGADPDVLLGFWPLVKDAASFLASFRDPATGLPAPSFDLWEERLGIHAYSTAAVAHALERAARVAEEIGKDPSAWRTASREVLDAARREFWDAERGRFVRSVAPRDERLDASILLALKHGLLGWEEPRTRAVVDGIEARLWNPELGGLARYEGDEYYGKENPWIICTLWLAEARLRLGDRPRCRELIEWAASHATPTLMLPEQIDRASGEPKSATPLTWSHSTFVDVVHKYAEAETRGEVPEE is encoded by the coding sequence GTGATCACCCAGGTCACCGGCAACGGTCGGATCCTGCTCACCGTCAACCAGAACGGCGAGTGGAACGAGCTGTTCTACCCGTTCCCTGGGCAGTTCCAGCACCTGCGCGAGATGCGGGTCGGCCTCTTCGACGTCCCGGCCTCGCGATTCGCCTGGCTGCGCCAGGGCAACGGCTACGAGATCCGGCAGACGCCCTACGGCGGCGGCCACCTCCCCAACGTCATCTGGACGGGCCACGGCCTCCAGCTGAGCGTTCGGGACCACGTGCATCCGAACCACGACCTGATCGCCCGGGTCTTCCGGGTCCGGGCGGAGCCGGCGCGACCGGTACGCCTGTTCGCCTACCACGCGTTCCAGATCGCGGAGTCGATGTACCAGGACACGGCGTTCGTCGACCCGACGACCGCGACCCTCGTGCACTACAAGCGCGGCTACTTCTTCGAGTTCTTCTCCGATCCTCCGTACTCGCGCGCCGTCTGCGGCGAGCACACGCTCAAGGGGCTCAAGGGGACGTACGTCGACGCCGAGGACGGCCGCCTCGAGGGACGGGCCGTGGCGCACGGAGCCGCCGACAGCGTGATGGAGTGGGATCTCGAGCCCGGCCCGGACCGGGACGTCGAGGTCCGCCTCTTCCTGGCGGCCGGCCGCGGCCTGCCCGCCGTCCACCAGGTCCGCGACTACGTTCGGGCCGGCGGCTCAGCCCGCTTCGTCCGCGAGTCCGAGCGCTTCTGGGACACCTGGGTGCAGCGCCGACTGCCCCGCGCCCCCCGCCAGCTCAGCGACCACGCGCGCCAGGTCTACCGCGCGAGCGTGCTGATGATGCGTCACGCCACGGGCGCGAACGGAGCCGTGATCGCCTCGCCCGACACGAGCTCGCTCGTGCGGGCCGGCGACACCTACAACTTCTGCTGGTGGCGCGACGGGGGCTACGTGTCGAAGGCGATGGACGAGGCGGGTCTCTACGAGAACGCCTCGCGCTTCCTCGAGTTCGCCCGCACCTGCCAGGAACCGGACGGCTCGTTCTTCCACCGCCACTTCCCCGACGGTGCGATCGGCAGCACGTGGCACCCGCCGCCGTTCCTGCAGATCGACCAGACCGCGACCGTCATCGCGGCCGTCTGGCACCATTTCAAGCGGGGCGCCGACCCCGACGTACTGCTCGGCTTCTGGCCGCTCGTCAAGGATGCGGCGAGCTTCCTCGCCAGCTTCCGGGACCCCGCGACCGGGCTCCCCGCCCCCAGTTTCGACCTGTGGGAGGAACGCCTCGGGATCCACGCCTACTCGACCGCCGCGGTGGCGCATGCCCTCGAGCGCGCGGCCAGGGTCGCCGAGGAGATCGGCAAGGACCCGAGCGCCTGGCGGACCGCGAGCCGCGAGGTCCTCGACGCCGCCCGCCGGGAGTTCTGGGACGCCGAGCGCGGTCGCTTCGTCCGCTCGGTCGCGCCGCGCGACGAGCGCCTGGACGCCTCGATCCTGCTCGCCCTCAAGCACGGGCTCCTCGGCTGGGAGGAACCGCGCACCCGCGCGGTCGTCGACGGTATCGAGGCCCGGCTGTGGAATCCCGAGCTCGGCGGGCTCGCCCGCTACGAGGGCGACGAGTACTACGGCAAGGAGAACCCGTGGATCATCTGCACGCTGTGGCTCGCCGAGGCCCGCCTGCGCCTCGGCGACCGGCCCCGTTGCCGCGAGCTAATCGAGTGGGCCGCCTCGCACGCGACCCCGACGCTGATGCTGCCCGAGCAGATCGACCGGGCGAGCGGAGAGCCCAAGAGCGCGACGCCCCTCACCTGGTCGCACTCGACGTTCGTCGACGTCGTCCACAAGTATGCCGAAGCCGAGACGCGCGGCGAGGTCCCCGAAGAGTAG
- a CDS encoding ABC transporter substrate-binding protein has product MSAQATGGSPAPPATTAGQDYTRRAKRSSAVWAIVVVVVAIAAGLGGYYYGHSTAASTSSSSATVTYYDDLSSSEATFMTQVLIPQFEAAHPNIGINYVNIDASDMVTKVAALVQANDVGTTLLAEDNLDIGELLYSSTGNDLMNLTSIASVIQPTTMIPSMTGVTTYETHAFGGEYFIPFRANTPLVWLNTTALGAAGLSTTQGPQTFADLLSDAQTLSSKGDATPVMFQGGAGDDTATEMFQWEVQFGGNPMVYNDFGDLQAMSYLYNLSAYMNPGYKQAIYSEYAGLAQGKYQILDYQWPYVYSLLTGGNTSITPMNANTLLVYPGPNGTGAQASDHVIGGDVLAIPKGATNLWAIETFAQYLLSAPAQQLLMVDTGNPAVNAAAYIGLPGDQSTVDIAIEQALENPVFRPPVPWIETWVADFYNDIFTPFVLNNLGTGSWSALVGDAGTANSALSAYLTANYGSSVASQYAAGDFGPLYV; this is encoded by the coding sequence ATGTCAGCACAGGCCACGGGAGGCTCGCCGGCTCCGCCGGCGACCACGGCGGGGCAGGACTACACGCGGAGAGCGAAGCGAAGCTCGGCGGTCTGGGCGATCGTGGTCGTCGTGGTGGCGATCGCGGCCGGCCTGGGGGGGTACTACTATGGGCATAGTACCGCCGCTTCGACCAGCTCGAGCAGTGCGACGGTGACCTACTACGACGACCTTTCCAGCAGCGAGGCGACCTTCATGACGCAGGTTCTGATACCTCAGTTCGAGGCCGCCCACCCGAACATCGGGATCAACTACGTGAACATCGACGCGAGCGACATGGTCACGAAGGTCGCCGCGCTCGTGCAGGCGAACGACGTCGGGACGACCCTCCTCGCGGAGGACAACCTGGACATCGGCGAGCTGCTCTACTCTTCGACCGGTAACGACCTGATGAACCTCACGTCGATCGCCTCGGTGATCCAGCCCACCACGATGATCCCGAGCATGACGGGCGTCACGACCTACGAGACGCACGCCTTCGGCGGCGAGTACTTCATCCCGTTCCGGGCGAACACGCCGCTCGTCTGGCTCAACACGACGGCGCTCGGCGCCGCGGGCCTGTCCACGACGCAGGGCCCCCAGACGTTCGCTGACCTGCTCTCGGACGCGCAGACTCTGTCCTCGAAGGGCGACGCGACGCCCGTGATGTTCCAGGGCGGCGCGGGCGACGACACGGCGACCGAGATGTTCCAGTGGGAGGTCCAGTTCGGCGGGAACCCGATGGTCTACAACGACTTCGGGGACCTGCAGGCGATGTCGTACCTGTACAACCTGAGCGCGTACATGAACCCCGGGTACAAGCAGGCGATCTACAGCGAGTACGCGGGACTCGCCCAGGGCAAGTACCAGATCCTCGACTACCAGTGGCCGTACGTCTACTCGCTGCTGACCGGCGGGAACACGTCGATCACCCCGATGAACGCGAACACCCTGCTGGTCTACCCGGGCCCGAACGGCACGGGCGCCCAGGCCTCGGACCACGTCATCGGCGGCGATGTGCTCGCGATCCCGAAGGGGGCGACGAACCTCTGGGCGATCGAGACGTTCGCGCAGTACCTGCTCTCGGCTCCGGCGCAACAGTTGCTGATGGTCGACACGGGCAACCCCGCGGTCAACGCGGCGGCCTACATCGGGCTCCCCGGTGACCAGTCGACCGTGGACATCGCGATCGAGCAGGCGCTCGAGAACCCGGTGTTCCGGCCTCCGGTGCCCTGGATCGAGACATGGGTCGCGGACTTCTACAACGACATCTTCACGCCGTTCGTCCTGAACAATTTGGGGACCGGATCCTGGTCGGCCCTCGTCGGGGACGCGGGCACCGCGAACTCGGCGCTCTCGGCCTATCTGACCGCGAACTACGGGTCGTCGGTTGCCAGCCAGTACGCGGCGGGCGACTTCGGACCCCTGTACGTCTGA